Proteins from a single region of Gossypium arboreum isolate Shixiya-1 chromosome 1, ASM2569848v2, whole genome shotgun sequence:
- the LOC108480972 gene encoding labd-13Z-ene-9,15,16-triol synthase, chloroplastic-like, which translates to MFQTAYSLLSWLLNGGNQKDGFLPAAFPFLVAMLGLSLWYLFLKARKPMAPLPPGPRGLPVVGYIPFLGFDNLHLVFTELAGVYGPIYKLWLGNKLIVVISSPSLVKEVVRDHDIAFSEREPPIAAQIITYGSNDIAFDSYSNPSWKNKRKILASDMLSNANLNICYDLRREKVMKMVGDVYENVGKPIDVGELAFRTLVSLIGNMVWGGEIQGEQRTIVESQFKKIFAEIMVLLGKPNISDIFPSIAWFDIQGIERGMKKIRQSFNEFLDSVIEERMKKETGEQKSDVLQMLLDLHKNQDSPSSLTMNQIKGILVNIVVAGTDTTSGSTEWAMSELMQHPEIMEKVKKELNDVIGVNNTVEEFHLPNLRYLNAVIKETFRLHPVLPLLVPRCSARSLTMGGYTIPKGSRVFLNTWSIHRDPNIWDNPMKFQPERFLNDPGKLDFRGNDFRYLPFGSGRRKCPGINLGEKMLSFILASLLHSFEWKLRQGEKVDLSGKFGIIMGKKNPLHLIPTPRLTDLELYKRKS; encoded by the exons ATGTTCCAAACAGCTTACAGCTTGCTTTCATGGCTGTTGAATGGTGGCAACCAGAAAGATGGATTCTTACCAGCAGCTTTCCCATTTCTGGTTGCCATGTTGGGGCTTTCACTCTGGTACCTATTTCTAAAGGCAAGGAAACCGATGGCTCCATTACCGCCTGGTCCCCGTGGGTTGCCAGTAGTGGGGTATATTCCATTTCTTGGATTCGATAATCTCCATCTGGTCTTTACGGAGTTGGCCGGAGTTTACGGTCCTATCTACAAACTTTGGCTTGGAAACAAGCTAATCGTAGTAATTAGCTCTCCATCGCTTGTAAAAGAAGTGGTTCGTGACCATGATATAGCCTTTTCAGAGCGAGAACCTCCCATTGCTGCACAGATTATTACCTACGGCTCCAATGATATTGCATTCGACTCTTACAGCAATCCCAGCTGGAAAAACAAGCGCAAAATTCTCGCATCCGATATGCTTAGCAACGCTAATCTTAATATCTGTTATGATCTACGGCGAGAAAAAGTGATGAAAATGGTGGGGGATGTGTATGAAAACGTTGGTAAGCCGATTGATGTCGGTGAATTGGCATTTCGTACGTTAGTCAGTTTGATCGGCAACATGGTGTGGGGAGGCGAAATCCAAGGAGAGCAAAGGACTATCGTGGAGAGTCAGTTCAAAAAGATTTTTGCAGAGATAATGGTGTTATTGGGAAAACCAAACATTTCCGATATTTTTCCATCGATTGCTTGGTTTGACATACAAGGCATTGAGAGGGGAATGAAGAAAATCCGTCAATCGTTCAATGAATTTTTGGATTCAGTGATTGAAGAAAGAATGAAGAAGGAAACGGGTGAACAAAAATCTGATGTGTTACAGATGCTCTTGGATTTACATAAGAACCAAGATAGCCCTTCATCACTTACAATGAATCAAATCAAGGGTATCCTAGTA AACATTGTGGTAGCTGGAACAGATACTACTTCGGGTTCAACAGAGTGGGCAATGTCAGAGCTGATGCAACATCCAGAAATAATGGAGAAAGTGAAGAAAGAATTAAATGATGTCATTGGGGTAAACAACACTGTTGAAGAGTTTCACTTGCCTAATTTAAGATACCTAAATGCAGTGATAAAGGAAACCTTCCGATTACATCCAGTATTGCCGCTCCTTGTTCCCCGATGTTCAGCCCGATCGCTCACTATGGGTGGCTATACCATACCAAAGGGTAGTAGGGTGTTCCTAAATACGTGGTCCATTCACAGGGACCCTAATATTTGGGACAATCCTATGAAATTTCAACCTGAGAGGTTTTTAAATGATCCTGGAAAATTAGATTTCCGTGGAAATGATTTTCGGTATTTACCGTTCGGGTCCGGAAGGAGAAAGTGTCCAGGCATTAACTTGGGGGAGAAGATGTTATCTTTCATATTGGCATCATTGCTGCATTCTTTTGAGTGGAAATTGCGCCAAGGCGAAAAGGTTGACCTTTCTGGTAAATTTGGAATCATTATGGGTAAAAAGAACCCTTTACATCTGATTCCCACACCAAGATTAACTGATCTTGAGCTTTACAAAAGAAAATCGTAA